From a single Gadus morhua chromosome 3, gadMor3.0, whole genome shotgun sequence genomic region:
- the dusp5 gene encoding dual specificity protein phosphatase 5, whose amino-acid sequence MKVSSIDCRRLKKILRKESGSFLVVDCRPYFEFTNSNIKGSLNVNLNSVVVRRCRGGHAPVQFVIPDERALLRLREGSISAVIVLDERTPHWQKLKKDSIAQIVLNTLSHLASGANICFLKGGYENFQSNHPELCNDVKTVVQIDTEQEKRPLRRCDPLSFLKPDYDQGKPAEILPFLYLGSAYHASRQDYLSDLRITALLNVSRRELQPTKEHFDYKWIPVEDNHMADISSHFQEAIEFIDRVKQSGGKVLVHCEAGISRSPTICMAYIMRTQRLQLDEAFDVIKQCRALVSPNFSFMGQLLQFESEVLSSAPVHVVATPEPATPCALESASFFTSEFTVQNFEPSSATFSLPTSFLAPLPPPLQTPGHRQFNLSPITALP is encoded by the exons ATGAAAGTCTCAAGCATAGACTGCCGGCGTCTGAAAAAGATCCTAAGGAAGGAATCTGGAAGCTTTCTCGTCGTGGACTGCCGACCTTACTTTGAATTCACGAACTCTAACATCAAAGGTTCTTTGAACGTCAACTTGAATTCGGTAGTCGTCCGGAGGTGTAGAGGAGGGCATGCGCCCGTTCAGTTTGTCATCCCCGATGAGAGAGCTCTTCTACGGCTCCGGGAGGGGAGCATATCGGCGGTCATAGTTCTGGATGAGCGGACACCTCATTGGCAAAAACTGAAGAAGGACAGCATTGCACAGATCGTCCTTAATACCCTTTCACATCTAGCCAGTGGAGCAAACATATGTTTCCTGAAAG GTGGATATGAGAACTTCCAGTCTAATCATCCAGAACTTTGTAACGATGTGAAAACCGTCGTCCAGATCGACACTGAACAAGAGAAACGACCCCTCAGGCGCTGTGATCCGCTCTCCTTCCTCAAACCAGACTATGATCAG gGTAAACCCGCGGAGATCCTGCCTTTTCTCTACCTCGGCAGTGCCTACCACGCATCCAGGCAGGACTATCTCAGCGACCTTCGCATAACGGCCTTGCTCAACGTGTCCCGCCGGGAGCTACAGCCCACCAAGGAACACTTTGACTACAAATGGATCCCCGTGGAAGACAATCACATGGCCGACATCAGCTCCCACTTCCAGGAGGCCATCGAATTCATTG ATCGTGTGAAGCAATCGGGCGGCAAGGTCCTGGTTCACTGTGAGGCAGGCATCTCTCGCTCGCCCACCATCTGCATGGCCTACATCATGAGGACCCAGCGGCTGCAGCTGGACGAAGCCTTCGACGTCATCAAACAGTGTCGGGCCCTCGTCTCGCCCAACTTCAGCTTCATGGGTCAGCTCCTGCAGTTCGAGTCGGAGGTCCTTTCCTCCGCCCCGGTCCACGTCGTGGCCACGCCGGAGCCGGCCACGCCCTGCGCGCTGGAGTCGGCGTCCTTCTTCACCAGCGAGTTCACCGTCCAGAACTTTGAGCCGTCCTCCGCGACGTTCAGCCTTCCTACCTCGTTCCTGGCCCCGCTGCCGCCGCCCCTTCAGACCCCGGGACACCGCCAGTTCAACCTGAGCCCGATAACAGCACTGCCTTAa